Genomic segment of Nocardiopsis mwathae:
GCAGGCGCGATGACGGGGCGGCGGAGCACGACGCGGTCGACGAGATCATCGACCAGTGGCGCACCGAGCGCCCGGATCTCGACGCCGAGGTGATGGCCGTCCCAGGGCGGATATGGCGCGCGGCGCACCTGCTCAGCCGTGCCGTCACCCGCCAGTACGCCGAACACGGCCTGGAGGGCTGGGAGTTCGACGTCCTCGCCACCCTCCGCCGCTCCGGCCCGCCCTACGCACTGAGCGGCAAGGAACTGAGCGCGGCGGCCATGATCACCTCCGGCGCGATCACCAACCGCGTCGACCGGCTCGTCGGCAAGGGCCTGGTCGAGCGGAACACCTCGCCGCATGACCGCCGCACCATGCTGGTCAGCCTCACCGCCGAGGGCCGGCGCCTGGCGGACGAGGCCGTGGAAGCCCACGTCGACAACGAGAAGCGCCTGCTGGCCGCCCTGTCCCCCGAGGACCGGGAGAGCATCAACGCCGCGCTGCGGCG
This window contains:
- a CDS encoding MarR family winged helix-turn-helix transcriptional regulator, whose product is MPDGGRRDDGAAEHDAVDEIIDQWRTERPDLDAEVMAVPGRIWRAAHLLSRAVTRQYAEHGLEGWEFDVLATLRRSGPPYALSGKELSAAAMITSGAITNRVDRLVGKGLVERNTSPHDRRTMLVSLTAEGRRLADEAVEAHVDNEKRLLAALSPEDRESINAALRRLLVSLGDTSLSPAKSDTGH